In Alkalihalobacillus sp. TS-13, the following are encoded in one genomic region:
- the nirD gene encoding nitrite reductase small subunit NirD, which produces MERIHVADVDNLPEKLGKSVKVRNYDIALFKLSNGVIRAIENSCPHKGGALSQGIISGESVYCPLHDWKICTEDGKAQKPDEGCVKTFKVEIKDTKVYVCI; this is translated from the coding sequence ATGGAGCGTATACATGTTGCGGATGTTGATAATCTACCAGAAAAATTAGGTAAATCTGTGAAAGTAAGAAACTATGATATTGCATTATTCAAACTATCAAACGGAGTGATACGGGCGATTGAAAATAGCTGTCCCCATAAGGGAGGAGCACTTTCTCAGGGGATCATAAGCGGAGAGAGCGTATATTGTCCCTTACACGATTGGAAAATTTGTACGGAAGATGGAAAGGCTCAAAAACCTGATGAAGGTTGTGTAAAAACATTTAAAGTGGAGATTAAAGATACAAAAGTTTATGTTTGCATATAG
- the nirB gene encoding nitrite reductase large subunit NirB has translation MKKKKLVLVGNGMAGVRCIEELLKIDPDTFEITIFGREPYPNYNRILLSTVLQGDTSINDITINEMEWYEQNNIQLYTGETVVEIDKVRKQVYTDKDRQVEYDELILATGSLPFMLPLPGADKEGVTAFRDIQDCQTMIESAQHYNKAVVIGGGLLGLEAARGLLNLGMEVDVVHICDYLMERQLDPTASKMLQKNLEAQGMNFLLNKQTDEITGSDRVEGLLFKDGSKVEADLVVMAVGIRPNVQLAKNNGIHVNRGIVVNDYMQTDSPNIYAVGECAEHREIVYGLVAPLYEQGKILAEKICGVESKKYEGSVVSTQLKVSGVDVFSAGDFLDSNDTNSIKVYDDFEGVYKKVVIRDDKVIGAVLFGDIGEGPKLLNMIHDRTDISDLSKVTILQDSGDESSKSAVITMDNSEVICGCNGVTKGEICGAIVENGLTTVDQVKDNTNASRSCGGCKPLVQDLLEYTLGDEFDQSEIKEAVCGCTTLSREEVIEEIKSKNLKFVKEIMNVLGWKNEEGCSKCRPALNYYLGMLYPSDYDDEEESRFVNERLHANIQNDGTYSVVPRMYGGVTNANDLRKIADVADKYDVPMIKLTGGQRIDLLGIKKEDLPKVWADLDMPSGYAYGKALRTVKTCVGSQFCRFGTQDSTQLGMDLEKKFERLNTPHKVKMSVSACPRNCAESGIKDVGVVGVDGGFEIYVGGNGGTHLRAGDLLCTVEKEEEVIETTAAFLQYYRETAKYLERTSKWVERIGLENVREVLFDEENKIRLVARIEETLAHTKDPWKKIVKNKEKQEKLFQNLETQASGRV, from the coding sequence ATGAAGAAGAAAAAACTAGTGTTGGTTGGAAATGGAATGGCGGGTGTCCGCTGTATAGAAGAGTTATTGAAAATCGACCCGGATACATTCGAAATCACCATTTTTGGAAGAGAACCATACCCGAACTATAACCGGATTCTATTATCAACAGTATTGCAAGGTGATACATCAATCAATGATATAACAATCAACGAAATGGAATGGTATGAGCAAAATAATATACAACTCTATACAGGGGAAACTGTGGTGGAGATTGATAAAGTAAGAAAACAAGTATATACCGACAAAGACAGACAAGTAGAATACGATGAACTGATTCTTGCGACAGGTTCTTTACCGTTCATGCTTCCATTACCAGGTGCAGATAAGGAAGGAGTTACAGCATTTCGTGATATCCAAGATTGTCAAACAATGATTGAGTCAGCGCAACATTATAATAAAGCCGTTGTCATCGGTGGAGGGCTTTTAGGTTTAGAGGCTGCCAGAGGATTACTTAACCTTGGTATGGAAGTGGATGTCGTCCATATTTGTGATTATTTGATGGAAAGACAACTCGACCCAACAGCTTCAAAAATGCTGCAAAAAAACCTCGAGGCGCAAGGAATGAACTTTCTACTTAACAAACAAACAGATGAGATTACCGGTAGTGATCGAGTGGAAGGATTACTCTTTAAAGACGGTTCAAAAGTTGAGGCTGATTTGGTTGTAATGGCTGTGGGAATCAGACCTAATGTTCAATTAGCCAAGAACAATGGTATACATGTGAATCGCGGGATTGTCGTTAATGATTATATGCAGACGGATTCTCCGAACATATATGCAGTCGGAGAATGTGCAGAGCATCGGGAAATTGTATACGGTTTAGTTGCTCCTCTTTATGAGCAAGGAAAAATTTTGGCTGAGAAAATTTGTGGAGTGGAAAGTAAAAAGTATGAAGGTTCTGTTGTTTCAACACAATTAAAAGTCTCCGGTGTGGACGTCTTCTCTGCAGGTGACTTCTTAGATAGTAATGATACAAATTCAATCAAAGTGTATGACGATTTTGAAGGGGTTTATAAAAAAGTAGTTATTCGTGATGACAAGGTGATTGGAGCCGTATTATTCGGTGATATTGGAGAAGGGCCCAAATTGCTGAACATGATACACGATAGGACTGATATTTCAGATCTCTCCAAGGTTACCATACTTCAAGACTCGGGTGATGAATCAAGTAAGAGTGCTGTGATAACGATGGATAACAGTGAAGTCATTTGCGGCTGTAATGGTGTTACAAAAGGTGAAATTTGTGGAGCGATTGTTGAAAACGGTCTGACGACGGTTGATCAAGTAAAAGACAATACAAATGCTTCACGATCTTGTGGGGGATGTAAACCTCTAGTTCAAGATCTATTAGAATACACACTTGGTGACGAATTTGACCAAAGTGAAATAAAAGAAGCAGTCTGTGGGTGTACAACATTAAGCCGTGAAGAAGTGATTGAAGAAATTAAATCTAAAAACTTAAAGTTTGTCAAAGAAATAATGAACGTACTCGGTTGGAAGAACGAAGAGGGGTGCTCGAAATGCCGTCCTGCACTGAATTACTATTTAGGAATGTTATATCCTTCAGACTATGACGATGAAGAAGAATCCCGTTTTGTCAATGAACGTCTGCATGCCAATATTCAGAATGATGGAACCTATTCGGTCGTTCCGAGAATGTATGGCGGGGTGACTAATGCGAATGACTTAAGAAAAATAGCAGACGTAGCGGATAAGTATGACGTTCCCATGATCAAATTGACAGGTGGGCAACGTATTGATCTATTAGGAATAAAGAAAGAAGATCTGCCAAAGGTTTGGGCAGACTTGGATATGCCCTCTGGATATGCGTATGGCAAAGCTTTACGAACAGTAAAAACATGTGTAGGCAGTCAATTTTGCCGATTTGGAACCCAGGATTCCACTCAACTAGGAATGGATCTAGAAAAGAAATTTGAACGTCTTAATACCCCACATAAAGTTAAAATGTCTGTTTCAGCTTGTCCACGTAATTGTGCAGAATCAGGTATTAAAGATGTTGGTGTAGTAGGTGTTGACGGAGGTTTTGAAATATACGTCGGTGGAAACGGGGGTACTCATCTACGTGCAGGAGATTTATTGTGCACGGTGGAAAAGGAAGAAGAGGTTATTGAAACAACGGCCGCCTTTCTCCAATATTATCGTGAGACAGCAAAATATTTAGAAAGAACTTCCAAATGGGTAGAACGTATAGGGTTAGAGAATGTTCGCGAGGTCCTGTTTGATGAGGAAAACAAAATACGGTTAGTAGCCCGAATAGAAGAAACTCTTGCACATACAAAAGATCCTTGGAAAAAAATCGTTAAAAACAAAGAGAAACAAGAAAAGTTATTTCAAAATTTAGAAACTCAAGCCTCTGGTCGGGTATAG
- a CDS encoding nitrate/nitrite transporter, whose amino-acid sequence MQKMMKGQKCALWLSTIAMILSFTVWTMIAQVAPIVQEMYELSDTKLSLLIAIPVLLGSLMRIPLGIASDRYGGRKIYTLTMLVLIIPLVGIGYAATYEMLLFWTFLIGLAGATFAIAISYVSNWYTSGKQGYVLGIVGLGNIGSAISGFTVPTMVTEFSLSWTFWGSAILMGLMTAVFWFFTKEAPLSNDKTTVKEAFSVMKYRSLWILSMFYFLTFGGFVTFSLYLPTLLKGLYHISLVDAGMNTAWFVMLATFIRPFGGYLADRFGAKMPLLFLFSGTSVIAILIPLAVGNFFIFSVAFLTLGLFLGAGNGAVFKLVPDVAPGKTGVSAGIIGAIGGIGGFILPLVLGLTKDLIGSYTPGFVLFSILSFMCLIGTIRGVKDGKTSSQKKSVKAYPSIQ is encoded by the coding sequence ATGCAAAAGATGATGAAAGGTCAAAAATGTGCATTATGGTTATCGACGATAGCAATGATTCTATCATTTACGGTTTGGACAATGATTGCACAGGTTGCACCAATAGTACAAGAAATGTATGAGTTGAGCGATACAAAGCTGAGCCTGCTTATAGCCATACCTGTTCTTCTAGGTTCATTGATGCGGATCCCATTAGGAATAGCAAGTGATCGATATGGAGGAAGAAAGATTTATACGTTAACGATGCTCGTACTGATCATCCCATTAGTAGGAATTGGTTATGCTGCTACCTACGAAATGCTATTGTTTTGGACATTTTTGATCGGGTTAGCAGGTGCAACATTTGCGATTGCCATTTCTTACGTTTCTAACTGGTATACGTCCGGAAAACAAGGGTATGTCTTAGGGATTGTAGGATTAGGAAATATTGGATCCGCAATATCTGGCTTTACTGTTCCTACTATGGTTACTGAATTCAGCCTTTCGTGGACGTTTTGGGGAAGCGCCATATTAATGGGTTTGATGACCGCCGTTTTTTGGTTTTTCACAAAGGAAGCCCCTCTTTCAAATGATAAAACAACAGTGAAAGAAGCTTTTTCTGTAATGAAATATAGGTCCCTTTGGATTTTGTCCATGTTTTATTTCCTTACTTTTGGTGGATTCGTAACTTTCAGTCTTTATTTACCAACATTGTTGAAAGGACTCTATCATATTTCACTCGTAGATGCAGGAATGAATACAGCGTGGTTTGTAATGCTCGCTACATTCATTAGACCTTTTGGCGGTTATCTTGCAGATCGATTTGGAGCAAAAATGCCATTATTGTTTCTGTTTTCCGGAACTTCAGTAATCGCTATCTTGATCCCTTTAGCGGTTGGGAATTTTTTTATTTTCAGTGTCGCATTCTTAACGTTGGGACTTTTTTTAGGAGCAGGAAATGGTGCCGTATTCAAACTCGTACCCGATGTCGCTCCGGGAAAAACAGGTGTATCAGCAGGGATTATTGGCGCGATTGGAGGTATAGGAGGCTTTATCTTGCCTCTGGTTCTTGGATTGACGAAAGATCTGATTGGGAGTTACACACCAGGCTTCGTATTATTTTCAATCCTTTCCTTTATGTGTCTAATTGGAACAATACGTGGGGTTAAAGATGGAAAAACAAGCAGCCAAAAGAAGAGTGTCAAAGCTTATCCATCCATTCAATGA
- the cobA gene encoding uroporphyrinogen-III C-methyltransferase, producing MGKAYLVGAGPGDPELVTIKGLKCIQEADVILYDRLINQELLSYAKNGADLIYCGKKPGNHSMDQEMINQSLVRYPKRGKVVTRLKGGDPFVYGRGGEESEVLAKHGIPFEVVPGITSGIAAPMYAGIPVTHRDYSSTFAIVTGHLRKGQDDLCWESLAKGIDTLVVYMGIGNLPYIQQQLLKHGRSQNAPVAIVHSGTTVKQHTVTGTLASIVGLAEKNQIQNPSIIIIGEVVRLREKIQWFEQLNHQQSVLDVLTI from the coding sequence ATGGGCAAAGCTTATTTAGTTGGCGCAGGACCTGGAGATCCAGAATTGGTTACAATAAAGGGTCTTAAATGTATTCAGGAAGCGGATGTGATTTTATACGATCGTTTAATCAATCAAGAATTGTTAAGCTATGCGAAAAATGGTGCTGACTTGATTTACTGTGGCAAAAAGCCAGGCAATCATTCGATGGATCAAGAAATGATTAATCAATCTTTAGTAAGGTATCCGAAACGAGGGAAGGTTGTTACCCGGCTAAAAGGCGGAGACCCTTTTGTATACGGAAGAGGCGGTGAGGAATCAGAAGTACTTGCTAAACATGGGATTCCATTTGAAGTTGTACCAGGAATTACATCTGGAATCGCAGCTCCAATGTATGCGGGAATACCTGTCACGCATCGAGACTATAGTTCTACGTTCGCTATTGTAACTGGACATCTGAGAAAAGGGCAAGATGATTTGTGTTGGGAAAGCCTTGCAAAAGGTATTGATACCTTAGTGGTTTATATGGGGATCGGTAATTTACCGTATATTCAACAGCAATTATTGAAACATGGACGCTCTCAAAACGCGCCTGTAGCTATTGTGCACTCTGGTACGACAGTAAAACAACACACTGTTACTGGGACCCTTGCATCTATTGTGGGGCTCGCGGAGAAAAACCAGATTCAAAATCCCAGTATAATCATCATCGGTGAAGTGGTCCGATTACGTGAAAAAATACAATGGTTTGAACAACTAAACCACCAACAGTCCGTGTTAGACGTTTTAACAATTTAA
- a CDS encoding uroporphyrinogen-III synthase: MTKGLEGKHIVLTGSRRTEEMCALVEKQGGIPIVKPAQGTVFLDEKEVEPEIIRIVKEGVDWIVFTTGIGAETLFKIAENLGIYERFITTIKKAKVATRGYKTRSVLKKLGIAPIAVDDDGTTQGLIRNLEEFEFNDQRVTIQLHGDSAPKLIRFLEGRGAVYSQILPYKHLIPDSQVLKSLCDEISKGKVDAVCFTTALQVRFLFDYARETKYLPQIKNMFNNKVMAASVGKITAEALHEEGVENVLQPEKQRMGAMIVKLSRYYLEKKENTDD; encoded by the coding sequence ATGACGAAAGGGCTCGAGGGGAAGCATATCGTTCTTACGGGATCAAGAAGGACTGAAGAAATGTGTGCTTTAGTAGAGAAACAGGGAGGAATCCCTATAGTAAAGCCTGCTCAAGGGACAGTATTTTTGGATGAGAAAGAGGTAGAACCAGAGATTATACGAATCGTAAAAGAAGGTGTTGATTGGATCGTTTTTACAACAGGTATAGGGGCGGAAACACTATTTAAGATTGCTGAAAACTTAGGAATATATGAACGTTTTATCACTACAATCAAAAAAGCGAAAGTAGCTACTAGAGGATATAAAACTCGTTCAGTATTGAAAAAGTTGGGTATTGCTCCAATTGCTGTTGATGACGACGGAACAACCCAAGGACTTATCCGTAACCTTGAGGAGTTTGAATTTAATGACCAGAGAGTGACGATCCAACTCCATGGTGATTCTGCACCAAAACTTATTCGATTTTTAGAGGGAAGAGGAGCTGTTTACTCACAAATTCTCCCGTATAAACATCTAATCCCCGATTCTCAAGTATTAAAAAGTTTATGTGATGAAATTTCTAAAGGGAAAGTAGATGCGGTATGTTTCACAACAGCACTACAGGTCCGTTTTCTTTTTGACTATGCAAGAGAAACGAAGTATTTACCTCAAATCAAAAATATGTTTAACAACAAAGTGATGGCTGCATCCGTGGGCAAAATAACAGCAGAAGCATTACATGAAGAAGGGGTAGAAAATGTACTCCAACCTGAAAAACAACGGATGGGGGCGATGATCGTGAAACTGTCCCGATATTATTTAGAGAAAAAAGAAAATACGGATGATTGA
- a CDS encoding recombinase family protein, translated as MIAIYARVSTEEQAKKGFSLEDQLKECRKKASSNEVIEYVDRGMSGEFLDRHALTKLRNDVRDGLISKVICLDPDRLSRKLMNQLIITDEIEKRGVELIFVTSEYTKTPEGNLFYSMRGAIAEFEKAKINERMSRGRREKARQGKVLRNFQIYGYDYDKETSQIIINQEEASIVKLIFDLFTKPNGFVEGINGIAKYLTQKGIPTKRGAKVWHRQVVRQLLMNQVYTGKFYQNRWNTEGMLGNKYKSKEDRVPMRERPKEEWIPIECPAIIDEETFEHAQTLLEQSRRRWAKKARHEYLLSGLIRCGDCNNTMVGVKTTNWGETVYIYTDYKNYAGAKHPGCGRRTNVSKLDQDVWETILNWLNAPEEIAAATEREEEEETADFEEIEIKRLESEINRVKVGRKKLLNLFSEGLDISEEEIRESLKELKDKEERLTKDLLELEKSRKNMDQQIYGKKLLQEAAEFYFSKGQEELTFEDKKSLIRHVIKEIRVYEDRIKIYTF; from the coding sequence ATGATTGCGATTTATGCAAGGGTGAGTACGGAAGAACAAGCGAAGAAGGGATTCAGCCTCGAGGATCAACTAAAGGAGTGTCGGAAGAAAGCGAGCTCAAATGAAGTCATTGAATATGTAGACAGGGGAATGTCCGGTGAATTCTTAGACCGTCACGCACTAACTAAGTTAAGGAATGACGTACGTGATGGTTTAATTTCTAAAGTGATATGTTTGGATCCAGATCGTCTTTCCCGTAAATTGATGAACCAATTAATTATAACCGATGAAATTGAAAAACGCGGTGTAGAGCTTATTTTTGTGACGAGTGAGTATACAAAAACTCCAGAAGGAAACTTGTTCTATAGTATGCGTGGGGCAATTGCTGAATTTGAGAAAGCGAAAATTAATGAGCGGATGAGTCGTGGTAGAAGAGAAAAAGCGCGACAAGGAAAAGTACTAAGAAATTTCCAAATTTACGGTTATGACTACGATAAAGAAACCTCCCAAATTATTATAAACCAAGAGGAAGCGAGTATTGTAAAGCTGATTTTTGACCTATTCACCAAACCAAATGGTTTTGTGGAAGGAATTAATGGAATAGCTAAGTATTTAACCCAAAAAGGGATTCCTACCAAAAGAGGTGCGAAAGTATGGCACCGTCAAGTTGTTCGGCAGTTATTGATGAATCAAGTTTATACGGGTAAATTTTATCAAAATCGCTGGAACACAGAAGGTATGCTTGGGAACAAGTATAAATCAAAAGAAGACAGGGTCCCTATGAGAGAACGTCCCAAAGAAGAATGGATTCCCATTGAGTGTCCCGCAATCATTGATGAAGAAACATTCGAACATGCCCAAACATTACTTGAACAATCTAGAAGACGTTGGGCAAAAAAAGCAAGACATGAGTATTTGTTAAGCGGCTTGATTCGTTGTGGCGATTGCAATAATACAATGGTTGGTGTTAAAACAACGAACTGGGGAGAAACCGTCTATATCTATACGGACTATAAAAACTATGCAGGAGCCAAACATCCAGGATGTGGCCGTAGAACCAACGTTTCAAAATTGGATCAAGATGTCTGGGAGACCATTCTCAATTGGTTGAATGCGCCCGAAGAGATTGCGGCAGCAACTGAAAGAGAGGAAGAAGAGGAAACAGCTGACTTTGAGGAAATCGAGATCAAAAGACTTGAATCCGAAATCAACAGAGTAAAAGTTGGAAGAAAAAAGTTGTTGAATTTATTCTCAGAGGGATTAGATATTTCTGAAGAGGAAATCAGGGAGTCTTTAAAAGAGTTGAAGGATAAAGAAGAACGACTAACAAAGGATTTGTTAGAACTAGAGAAGTCAAGAAAGAATATGGATCAACAAATATACGGAAAGAAGTTACTCCAGGAAGCAGCTGAATTTTATTTTTCGAAAGGTCAAGAAGAATTGACTTTTGAAGATAAAAAGTCCCTTATCCGGCATGTAATAAAAGAGATCAGGGTATATGAAGATCGTATCAAAATTTACACCTTCTAA
- a CDS encoding flavodoxin family protein has translation MKVGVIYGSTRELGNTEFLTEEVVKRLPDVTKIDLKRYQFKDIIDQRHEKNGFSPVKDEYDQIIDQIIDCEVLIFATPIYWYGMTSVMKRFIDRWSQTVRDEKYPNFKEKMSQKQAYIIAVGGDNPRVKGVPLVQQFMYICQFIGLDYKGYVLGEGAKPKDIFKDEKAIEDACKLGELLNKKNEIETVNVLEEGITESLE, from the coding sequence ATGAAAGTTGGAGTAATTTATGGAAGCACAAGAGAGCTCGGAAATACAGAATTTTTAACTGAAGAAGTTGTTAAAAGGTTACCAGACGTAACAAAAATTGATCTCAAGAGGTATCAGTTTAAAGATATTATTGACCAAAGACATGAAAAGAATGGATTTTCTCCAGTTAAAGATGAGTATGACCAAATCATTGACCAAATCATTGACTGTGAGGTTTTAATCTTTGCTACACCAATCTATTGGTATGGAATGACCAGTGTGATGAAACGTTTTATCGATCGTTGGTCGCAAACTGTTAGGGATGAAAAATATCCGAATTTCAAAGAGAAAATGAGTCAGAAACAAGCATATATTATTGCGGTTGGAGGAGATAACCCTCGTGTGAAAGGGGTGCCACTTGTACAACAATTCATGTATATTTGCCAATTTATTGGTTTGGACTATAAGGGATACGTATTAGGAGAGGGAGCAAAACCTAAAGATATTTTTAAAGACGAGAAAGCTATAGAAGATGCTTGTAAGCTTGGTGAATTGTTGAATAAGAAAAATGAGATAGAGACGGTGAATGTATTAGAGGAAGGAATTACGGAGTCATTGGAGTAA
- a CDS encoding MFS transporter, producing the protein MSVLTRKGFLFFFLADIISGFGVGMSTIGANWYLLDETGSTGAVGIMLALNVIAGFLVSPLTGILTDKFNRKGVIQLTFILRAVAIGILTAAFMFNGFTIGYIYLFAVINGLGWSIYMSASRSLIQELLPEEELSKGNSLIEISLQVGMFMAGAASGFIYKFAGFETILLINSLMFVMSSLFMSFVKYQSILLEDKDEGYLRSFKKGIHYLRSHQLTFLMGFVAIVPLVGTMVFNVVLPEYVSGTLNADSVVFGFSDMAYGIGGLISGFIAAPFAKKITKNKAVSVIFSLSVLTLVGLSFNSLVSMIYLGSFLIGFSNSSIRIIMNTMLMEIVPKPLMGRAMSVWMGIALFLQAVFASGLGLLIDVFSPSIGFICMGGLMLAGLILHYIVSKRKSQTNYRYEVV; encoded by the coding sequence ATGTCGGTTTTAACTAGGAAAGGTTTCTTGTTCTTTTTTCTTGCGGATATCATATCTGGTTTTGGTGTAGGTATGAGTACTATTGGGGCAAATTGGTACTTATTAGATGAAACTGGTTCGACAGGAGCAGTAGGTATTATGTTAGCTCTTAACGTAATAGCCGGATTTCTTGTTTCTCCCTTGACTGGGATTCTTACAGATAAATTTAATCGAAAAGGAGTGATTCAATTAACTTTTATCCTACGGGCAGTGGCTATCGGAATACTGACAGCTGCGTTCATGTTTAATGGATTCACCATCGGCTACATATATTTATTTGCCGTCATCAATGGTCTTGGTTGGAGCATTTACATGTCGGCATCTCGTAGTCTCATTCAAGAATTACTACCGGAAGAGGAATTATCCAAAGGAAATTCTTTGATTGAGATTAGTTTACAAGTGGGAATGTTTATGGCTGGGGCAGCTTCCGGCTTTATTTATAAGTTTGCCGGATTTGAAACGATCCTTCTGATAAATTCCTTAATGTTTGTGATGAGTAGTTTGTTTATGAGCTTCGTTAAGTACCAATCCATTTTACTAGAGGATAAGGATGAAGGGTATCTTCGGTCCTTTAAAAAAGGAATTCATTATTTGCGTTCCCATCAATTGACGTTTCTCATGGGATTTGTTGCGATCGTTCCTTTGGTAGGGACTATGGTTTTCAATGTGGTCTTACCAGAGTATGTCAGTGGAACTTTAAATGCTGATTCCGTCGTCTTTGGGTTCTCCGATATGGCTTATGGGATAGGTGGTTTGATTTCTGGGTTTATAGCTGCCCCTTTTGCAAAAAAAATCACTAAAAACAAAGCAGTCAGTGTTATCTTCTCGCTATCTGTTCTCACTTTAGTGGGATTATCTTTTAATTCACTAGTGAGCATGATCTATCTAGGAAGTTTCTTAATTGGATTTTCCAACTCATCCATAAGAATTATTATGAACACTATGCTAATGGAGATTGTTCCCAAACCATTGATGGGCAGAGCGATGTCTGTATGGATGGGGATAGCATTATTTCTTCAAGCTGTATTTGCAAGTGGGCTAGGTCTGCTTATTGATGTTTTTTCCCCAAGCATAGGTTTTATTTGTATGGGAGGACTGATGTTGGCTGGGTTGATTTTGCATTATATTGTTTCGAAACGTAAGAGTCAAACTAATTATCGATATGAGGTGGTCTAA
- a CDS encoding LysR family transcriptional regulator, whose protein sequence is MDMKQLTTFQVACKTLNFTKSAEILNYAQSSVTSQIKSLESELGVNLFERLGNKLVLTPFGEKFQVYADTITTQYQSAIDEINYDKNMTSTIVVGATESQCTYKLPEVLKELKILFPNVGVIVKPVHKYSEIQSELQSGELDFAFMFGEDIDDGNNLKVSKLSKGSLVLVASPVSKTTELDNPKLEELIEETLILTAKGCSYRNLLEDMLLEHEIKFNSTFEITNIETLKNCVKSDLGIALLPYEVVKDEVERNELSIIDWSKGKDQEIYHFISWHKDKNLTPLLNTFISISESVF, encoded by the coding sequence ATGGATATGAAGCAACTTACTACATTTCAAGTAGCTTGCAAGACATTAAATTTCACTAAAAGTGCTGAAATTTTGAATTATGCTCAATCCAGTGTGACGTCCCAAATCAAAAGCTTAGAATCGGAACTAGGTGTGAACTTGTTCGAGAGACTAGGAAATAAATTAGTTTTAACGCCATTTGGAGAGAAATTTCAGGTGTATGCTGACACCATTACTACTCAATACCAATCGGCCATTGATGAAATCAATTACGATAAAAATATGACGAGTACTATTGTGGTGGGGGCGACTGAAAGTCAATGTACTTATAAGCTCCCTGAAGTGTTGAAGGAATTAAAAATTTTATTTCCGAATGTTGGAGTCATCGTCAAACCCGTTCATAAATATTCAGAAATTCAGTCAGAGCTACAGTCCGGAGAACTGGATTTTGCCTTTATGTTCGGAGAGGATATAGATGACGGGAATAACTTAAAGGTTTCTAAATTGTCGAAGGGAAGCTTAGTTTTGGTTGCTTCCCCAGTGAGTAAAACCACTGAACTTGATAATCCAAAACTGGAAGAATTAATCGAAGAAACCCTTATATTAACTGCAAAAGGATGTTCATACAGAAATTTATTAGAAGATATGCTTCTAGAGCACGAAATCAAATTCAATTCCACTTTTGAAATTACCAACATCGAAACCCTCAAGAACTGTGTGAAATCAGATCTTGGCATTGCCCTATTACCGTATGAAGTGGTAAAAGACGAGGTTGAGAGAAATGAATTAAGCATCATAGATTGGTCAAAAGGGAAGGACCAGGAAATATACCACTTTATCTCGTGGCATAAAGATAAAAATCTTACTCCATTGCTAAATACATTTATCTCAATCAGTGAAAGTGTTTTCTAA
- a CDS encoding MazG nucleotide pyrophosphohydrolase domain-containing protein, protein MDVTEFQQWIKEYYEIRGWSELDIFIRIGFLAEETGEVARAIRSLEIGRDRPDERDESYEKNKQELTEELGDVLGNLIIIANKYEIPLEKVFQAHKEKLSKRYDI, encoded by the coding sequence ATGGATGTTACCGAATTTCAACAATGGATCAAAGAATATTATGAAATCAGAGGGTGGTCTGAGTTAGATATCTTTATACGGATTGGCTTTTTAGCTGAGGAAACGGGAGAGGTAGCCCGAGCCATAAGATCCCTTGAGATAGGAAGAGATCGTCCAGACGAAAGGGATGAGTCTTATGAAAAAAATAAACAAGAGTTAACGGAAGAATTAGGGGATGTATTAGGAAATCTCATCATTATTGCGAATAAATATGAAATTCCCTTAGAAAAAGTGTTCCAAGCACATAAAGAAAAACTTTCAAAACGATATGACATTTAA